Proteins found in one Micromonospora sp. WMMD1082 genomic segment:
- a CDS encoding bifunctional cytidylyltransferase/SDR family oxidoreductase, with translation MTQDQTTDPGTTPAPWRPSRTVAVVLAGGTGTRLGLGIPKQLLKIAGKPIIEHTLAVFEAAPEIDEIIVLMAAGHVTEAQQIVDKAGFRKVTKVIEGGDTRNATTRVALDAIGAGDCNVLFHDAVRPLLSARIVRECVNALWTYSAVDVAIPSADTIIQVDENECITDIPVRSALRRGQTPQAFRSGTIREAYRRAEGDPDFAATDDCGVVLRYLPETPIKVIDGSDENIKVTHPVDVHLADKLFQLAAAQVPRLTDHRAYSEEVSGRTIVVFGGSYGIGHDLAELARRHGAQVFAFSRSSTGTHVERPEDVAAALKTAFDATGRIDHVVVTAGILEKGALAEMAQETIDRVLQVNFVGPVTVARQSLPYLQHTKGQLLLYTSSSYTRGRADYALYSATKAALVNLTQALSDEWAEFGVRVNVINPERTATPMRTKAFGAEPEHTLLAAETVAQASLDVLISDLTGQVIDVRRPPGEAPAVAVPTQTDRSASAAPVG, from the coding sequence ATGACGCAGGACCAGACCACCGACCCGGGAACCACCCCGGCACCGTGGCGCCCCTCACGGACGGTGGCAGTGGTGCTGGCCGGCGGCACAGGCACCCGGCTGGGGCTCGGCATCCCCAAGCAACTGCTGAAGATCGCCGGCAAGCCGATCATCGAGCACACGCTGGCCGTCTTCGAGGCCGCACCGGAGATCGACGAGATCATCGTGCTGATGGCCGCCGGGCACGTCACCGAGGCACAGCAGATCGTCGACAAGGCCGGCTTCCGCAAGGTCACCAAGGTGATCGAGGGCGGCGACACCCGCAACGCCACCACCCGTGTCGCGTTGGACGCGATCGGTGCCGGCGACTGCAACGTCCTCTTCCACGACGCGGTGCGGCCCCTGCTCAGCGCCCGGATCGTGCGGGAGTGCGTGAACGCCCTGTGGACGTACTCGGCGGTCGACGTGGCCATTCCGTCGGCCGACACGATCATCCAGGTCGACGAGAACGAGTGCATCACCGACATCCCCGTCCGGTCCGCGCTGCGCCGGGGTCAGACCCCGCAGGCCTTCCGCTCCGGCACCATCCGGGAGGCGTACCGCCGGGCCGAGGGCGACCCCGACTTCGCCGCCACCGACGACTGTGGTGTGGTGCTGCGCTACCTGCCCGAGACCCCGATCAAGGTGATCGACGGCTCCGACGAGAACATCAAGGTCACCCACCCCGTCGACGTGCACCTGGCCGACAAGCTGTTCCAGCTGGCCGCCGCCCAGGTGCCCCGGCTGACCGACCACCGCGCCTACAGCGAGGAGGTCTCCGGCCGCACGATCGTCGTCTTCGGCGGCAGTTACGGCATCGGCCACGACCTGGCGGAGCTGGCCCGCCGCCACGGCGCCCAGGTCTTCGCGTTCAGCCGCTCCAGCACCGGCACCCACGTGGAACGCCCCGAGGACGTCGCGGCCGCGCTGAAGACCGCCTTCGACGCCACCGGCCGGATCGACCACGTCGTGGTCACCGCCGGGATCCTGGAGAAGGGCGCCCTCGCGGAGATGGCCCAGGAGACCATCGACCGGGTCCTGCAGGTCAACTTCGTCGGCCCGGTGACCGTCGCCCGGCAGTCCCTGCCCTACCTCCAGCACACCAAGGGCCAGCTGCTGCTCTACACCTCCAGCTCGTACACCCGCGGGCGGGCGGACTACGCGCTCTACTCGGCCACCAAGGCCGCCCTGGTCAACCTCACCCAGGCGCTCTCCGACGAGTGGGCGGAGTTCGGCGTACGGGTCAACGTCATCAACCCGGAACGCACCGCCACGCCGATGCGTACCAAGGCATTCGGCGCGGAGCCGGAGCACACCCTGCTCGCCGCCGAGACCGTCGCCCAGGCCTCGCTGGACGTGCTGATCTCGGATCTCACCGGCCAGGTGATCGACGTACGCCGGCCGCCGGGCGAGGCGCCGGCCGTCGCGGTGCCCACGCAGACCGACCGGTCGGCCAGCGCGGCTCCCGTCGGCTGA
- a CDS encoding TetR/AcrR family transcriptional regulator → MLRGEITTAIRRALMQELAAVGYGRLSIEAVARRAGVSKTAIYRRWNSKLDLVLDVVAAAAGARLPALDTGSLRGDLTLLFQVVAHALRHPLASQIIPDLLAEAARNPTIDETLQRVLRARQQEIVGRLISRAVQRGDLPTTTDPDVAVDLIVGPLYWRLAVARTPVTDSYLEALVESVTLGLGALDALPRQRVAPATD, encoded by the coding sequence GTGCTCCGTGGAGAGATCACCACGGCCATCCGCCGCGCACTCATGCAGGAACTCGCCGCGGTCGGCTACGGCCGGCTCTCCATCGAGGCGGTGGCCCGCCGGGCCGGCGTCAGCAAGACCGCGATCTATCGCCGGTGGAACTCGAAGCTCGACCTCGTGCTGGACGTGGTCGCCGCCGCCGCGGGCGCTCGGCTGCCCGCGCTGGACACCGGCAGCCTCCGCGGCGACCTGACGCTGCTGTTCCAGGTGGTGGCGCACGCGCTGCGGCACCCGCTGGCCTCGCAGATCATCCCCGACCTGCTGGCCGAGGCGGCCCGCAACCCGACCATCGACGAGACCCTCCAGCGCGTGCTGCGGGCCCGGCAGCAGGAGATCGTCGGCCGGCTGATCAGCCGGGCGGTGCAGCGTGGCGACCTGCCCACCACCACCGACCCGGACGTGGCGGTCGACCTGATCGTCGGCCCGCTGTACTGGCGGCTCGCCGTCGCCCGCACGCCCGTCACCGACAGCTATCTGGAGGCCCTGGTCGAGTCGGTGACACTCGGGCTCGGCGCCCTGGACGCGCTGCCCCGGCAGCGGGTGGCGCCCGCCACTGATTGA
- a CDS encoding ABC transporter permease, protein MANTALADPDSGLTPAQLAARHGLRVAGQRPSIGRYSGQLWRYRFFISAYAHAKLTASFSNARLGQLWQVLTPLTNAAVYYLIFGLVLEQDRGMDNFIAYLTTGLFIFNFTQTSVQHGTQAISGNLGLIRALHFPRASLPLAITATQFQQLLGSMVVLLGIVVATGEPITLMWLMLVPALLLQTVFTAGLTMAVARLGAKATDLKQVMPFILRAWMYGSGVLYSVNLFAENLPGWATAVVQFNPMLVYIELARVALLENTHLLNDSLLLTWLVAIGWAVVAGIGGYLYFWRGEQEYGRG, encoded by the coding sequence ATGGCCAACACCGCGCTGGCCGACCCCGACTCCGGCCTCACCCCGGCCCAACTGGCCGCCCGACACGGGTTACGGGTGGCCGGCCAGCGGCCTTCGATCGGCCGCTACAGCGGCCAACTGTGGCGCTACCGGTTCTTCATCTCCGCGTACGCCCATGCCAAGCTGACCGCCTCGTTCAGCAACGCCCGGCTCGGGCAGCTGTGGCAGGTGCTCACCCCGCTGACCAACGCGGCGGTCTACTACCTGATCTTCGGTCTGGTGCTCGAACAGGACCGAGGGATGGACAACTTCATCGCCTACCTCACCACCGGGCTGTTCATCTTCAACTTCACCCAGACCAGCGTGCAGCACGGCACCCAGGCGATCAGCGGCAACCTCGGCCTGATCCGCGCCCTGCACTTCCCCCGGGCCAGCCTGCCGCTGGCCATCACCGCCACCCAGTTCCAGCAGCTGCTCGGCTCGATGGTGGTGCTGCTCGGCATCGTGGTGGCCACCGGCGAACCGATCACCCTGATGTGGCTGATGCTGGTGCCGGCGCTGCTGCTGCAGACGGTCTTCACGGCCGGGCTGACCATGGCGGTGGCCCGGCTGGGCGCCAAGGCCACCGACCTGAAGCAGGTCATGCCCTTCATCCTGCGAGCCTGGATGTACGGCTCCGGCGTGCTCTACAGCGTCAACCTGTTCGCCGAGAACCTGCCGGGCTGGGCCACCGCCGTGGTGCAGTTCAACCCCATGCTGGTCTACATCGAGCTGGCCCGCGTCGCCCTGCTGGAGAACACGCACCTGCTCAACGACTCCCTGCTCCTGACCTGGCTGGTCGCGATCGGCTGGGCGGTCGTCGCGGGTATCGGGGGCTACCTCTACTTCTGGCGCGGCGAACAGGAGTACGGCCGTGGTTGA
- a CDS encoding ABC transporter ATP-binding protein, whose product MSNDVTVTIPRIQERIPTVVVDDAHVVYRVHRGSAGNTSPVAALRRMVTRTSTPNVREVHAVRGVTFTAYRGEAIGLIGTNGSGKSTLLRAIAGLLPVERGTVYTQGQPSLLGVNAALLNDLPGERNVTLGCLAMGMSPAEVQRKLPEIIEFSGINQRGDFASLPMRTYSSGMSARLRFSIAAAKQHDVLLIDEALATGDKAFRKRSEQRVRELRESAGTVFLVSHQLSSVRDTCERTIWLESGEIRLDGPTPEVLRAYEAFTNGK is encoded by the coding sequence ATGTCCAATGATGTAACGGTGACCATTCCCCGGATCCAGGAGCGGATCCCGACCGTGGTGGTGGACGACGCACACGTCGTCTACCGGGTGCACCGCGGCTCCGCCGGCAACACCAGCCCGGTGGCCGCGCTCCGGCGGATGGTCACCCGCACCTCCACGCCGAACGTCCGCGAGGTGCACGCGGTGCGGGGGGTCACCTTCACCGCGTACCGCGGGGAGGCGATCGGGCTGATCGGCACCAATGGCTCCGGCAAGTCGACCCTGCTGCGGGCGATCGCCGGGCTGCTGCCGGTGGAGCGCGGCACGGTCTACACCCAGGGCCAGCCCTCGCTGCTCGGGGTGAACGCCGCACTGCTCAACGACCTGCCCGGCGAGCGCAACGTCACGCTCGGTTGCCTGGCGATGGGCATGTCCCCGGCCGAGGTGCAGCGCAAGCTACCCGAGATCATCGAGTTCTCCGGGATCAACCAGCGTGGCGACTTCGCGTCGCTCCCGATGCGCACGTACTCCTCCGGCATGTCGGCCCGCCTGCGCTTCTCCATCGCCGCGGCCAAGCAGCACGACGTGCTGCTGATCGACGAGGCCCTCGCCACCGGCGACAAGGCGTTCCGCAAGCGGAGCGAGCAGCGGGTACGCGAGCTGCGGGAGAGCGCCGGCACGGTGTTCCTGGTCAGCCACCAACTCTCCTCCGTACGGGACACGTGCGAACGGACAATCTGGCTTGAATCGGGCGAGATCCGGCTGGATGGTCCCACCCCCGAGGTGCTGAGGGCCTACGAGGCGTTCACCAACGGCAAGTAG